One Delphinus delphis chromosome 16, mDelDel1.2, whole genome shotgun sequence genomic window, TCAGTAGCAGCACTTGCTTCTGTGTGAGACATATCAGTTGCTTTCGATTCCATGGATGTTTCCACAGACACTGATTCTATATCAGGAAAGGTTACACCAAATTCTGTAGTCTCTGAGCcatcttcttcttttgttttgaacTCTTCAGCAGTTTTAAGTTCATGCAATGCCTCTGTTATATCACCAGTACAATCTTGATCACTGCCCAAAGCACTGTCTGAAAATACTTTTGTCCCACTTAACATACTGAGTTCAGAGTCCAAAAAAGTGTTACAATTACTACCAGCAATCTTCTTTACAGGTAAGGAGGAAGCACAATCTGACAAGCTCTCTATCAACTTTCCTGTTGACTCTGTGAAACTAGATGAAACACTCTCAGCATAAATATCTGAGCAAGCAGTCAGGTTGCTGAAATGTTCAGTGTCATTCCCCCTTTTAGCTACATGAAGAGGGGATGTATCTGCACTTATTTCGAAATAGTCTGAGAAACTACTTGTGTTGCTACAGGCCTCATGAGCTACTCTAACAGCAACTACAGTTATTTGATCAGATATGATATCTGTAATGTCCATCATACATGTCTTATTGGTAATGTCACCTACACTCTTAGATCCATTATTTGTATATGTTTCATGAGCAAGGACAGCTGTATCAGAAGATTCACACTTTACACATAACTCATCAGCAGTGCTGTCATTCTCCTCACACTCTCTAATCATTGTTGGATCAAAAATGCCATTTATGCTCTCTAATTTGCTGACTGTAGTCATCTGATGAGAGATGTGACCCATAGTCTCAGGAATGGAATCTATACCTTTCTGACCCAAGATGAAATCTGTACTGTTGGCTGTATCACCAACATTCTCAGCATCCAAGTCTATGCAAGTCTGATCAATGATACCAACTGGACTTCCAGGAACAGAATCAGTGGTGATGCCTCCGTTGCTGCGCTTCAGCATTCCACCCGATGTCTGCATGCCTTGTTGTACAATTCCAGAATCAGAGCTTGGTTTTACTGGTGCAATCATACTCTCAGGTTTCACCACAGAGCTAAAATCTCCAGGAAATTGGGATAGTATCTCTGCAACCCTGGCATCAGTTTCCATTCTGCTTTCCAAATTTCTATCTTCAAATGTTTCCCCATTTAGTTCATGCCTATTGAAATCACAGAATTCCACATTTTGGAATGGTTTGTTTGGAACCTGAGCCTTACTGATTTCTGAACAAGACTGAGATTGAAGCAACCCATCCTGTTCTGTCACATCTCTGGTTTCAACCTCCAAACACTCTACCTTCTTTGGTTTAAAATGTCTTTGTAAAGGTATGATAGGTATAATCCCAGGATTTGGGACTCTTTGCTGATGTCCTTGGGATAATACTTTTTCGGATTCTGTGGTTGCCCTCTTAGTACAAAcactatctttatttctttcttgaagCCACACATCTTTCttaaattttgttgaagatttctttccttccctatgATTGTGTTCCTTTTTATCTGGATTAATACTTAGTC contains:
- the R3HCC1L gene encoding coiled-coil domain-containing protein R3HCC1L isoform X2, whose protein sequence is MQREAERCRVRVRRPDMALYVPKARRDIVVHKSGDEGKSCGPPNSVVKEEQKDDSFSQKGIIRDKREAQRLSINPDKKEHNHREGKKSSTKFKKDVWLQERNKDSVCTKRATTESEKVLSQGHQQRVPNPGIIPIIPLQRHFKPKKVECLEVETRDVTEQDGLLQSQSCSEISKAQVPNKPFQNVEFCDFNRHELNGETFEDRNLESRMETDARVAEILSQFPGDFSSVVKPESMIAPVKPSSDSGIVQQGMQTSGGMLKRSNGGITTDSVPGSPVGIIDQTCIDLDAENVGDTANSTDFILGQKGIDSIPETMGHISHQMTTVSKLESINGIFDPTMIRECEENDSTADELCVKCESSDTAVLAHETYTNNGSKSVGDITNKTCMMDITDIISDQITVVAVRVAHEACSNTSSFSDYFEISADTSPLHVAKRGNDTEHFSNLTACSDIYAESVSSSFTESTGKLIESLSDCASSLPVKKIAGSNCNTFLDSELSMLSGTKVFSDSALGSDQDCTGDITEALHELKTAEEFKTKEEDGSETTEFGVTFPDIESVSVETSMESKATDMSHTEASAATEESWESMFNDDGDCLDPRLLQELSGNMKNRESIQEPIFDYYNHEVPDIDLSDCEFPHVIEIYDFPQEFRTEDLLRIFCTYQKKGFDIKWVDDTHALGVFSSPITARDALGSKHTMVKIRPLSQATRAAKAKARAYAEFLQPAKERPETSAALARRLVISALGVRSKQSKTEREAELKKLQEARGTSAYYCSP
- the R3HCC1L gene encoding coiled-coil domain-containing protein R3HCC1L isoform X1, with the translated sequence MQREAERCRVRVRRPDMALYVPKARRDIVVHKSGDEGKSCGPPNSVVKEEQKDDSFSQKGIIRDKREAQRLSINPDKKEHNHREGKKSSTKFKKDVWLQERNKDSVCTKRATTESEKVLSQGHQQRVPNPGIIPIIPLQRHFKPKKVECLEVETRDVTEQDGLLQSQSCSEISKAQVPNKPFQNVEFCDFNRHELNGETFEDRNLESRMETDARVAEILSQFPGDFSSVVKPESMIAPVKPSSDSGIVQQGMQTSGGMLKRSNGGITTDSVPGSPVGIIDQTCIDLDAENVGDTANSTDFILGQKGIDSIPETMGHISHQMTTVSKLESINGIFDPTMIRECEENDSTADELCVKCESSDTAVLAHETYTNNGSKSVGDITNKTCMMDITDIISDQITVVAVRVAHEACSNTSSFSDYFEISADTSPLHVAKRGNDTEHFSNLTACSDIYAESVSSSFTESTGKLIESLSDCASSLPVKKIAGSNCNTFLDSELSMLSGTKVFSDSALGSDQDCTGDITEALHELKTAEEFKTKEEDGSETTEFGVTFPDIESVSVETSMESKATDMSHTEASAATEESWESMFNDDGDCLDPRLLQELSGNMKNRESIQEPIFDYYNHEVPDIDLSDCEFPHVIEIYDFPQEFRTEDLLRIFCTYQKKGFDIKWVDDTHALGVFSSPITARDALGSKHTMVKIRPLSQATRAAKAKARAYAEFLQPAKERPETSAALARRLVISALGVRSKQSKTEREAELKKLQEARERKQLEAKQREDIWEGRDQSAV